The Nitrosomonas sp. sh817 genome includes a window with the following:
- the cysG gene encoding siroheme synthase CysG, with protein sequence MEFLPIFYSIKNKPCLVVGGGEVAARKVTLLLEAGARVSVVAPQINSTLAELAAQGAIAHWAESFQSRHLHGQVLVIAATDDQSVNRKVSEDSQQLRIPVNVVDNPDLCTFIMPSIVDRSPLLIAISSGGQSPVLARLLRAQLESIIPVAYGRLAAMAGRFRAYVRQQIAHPDKRRQFWENTLQGRLTELVLAGKDKTAEEYLLQSLKQEKDHFPQGEVYLVGAGPGNPDLLTFRAMRLMQQADVVIYDRLVSPEILNMVRRDAARIYAGKERNRHTLQQESINQLLVRLAQEGKRVLRLKGGDPFIFGRGGEEIETLASHHIPFQVVPGITAASGVAAYAGIPLTHRDYAQSCIFVTGHLKDGTIDLDWPQLARLNQTVVIYMGLLGLSVLCKQLITHGLPDSTPAAIIQQGTTQKQKIVIGTLRTLPVQAEAEHLTPPTLIIVGEVVKLHQNLAWFEPAQQVPAARIIATNSEPDT encoded by the coding sequence ATGGAATTCCTGCCAATTTTTTATAGCATCAAAAACAAACCCTGTCTGGTTGTCGGTGGCGGCGAAGTTGCCGCGCGCAAGGTGACGTTGTTATTAGAAGCGGGAGCGCGGGTGTCGGTGGTTGCTCCGCAAATCAATAGCACATTGGCCGAGCTTGCTGCACAAGGAGCTATTGCCCACTGGGCGGAATCTTTTCAATCCAGACATCTGCACGGACAGGTATTAGTCATTGCCGCTACCGATGATCAGTCGGTGAACCGGAAGGTATCGGAAGATTCCCAGCAGCTTCGTATTCCGGTCAACGTCGTGGATAACCCGGATCTGTGCACTTTTATCATGCCGTCCATTGTTGACCGTTCGCCGCTGTTGATTGCCATCTCCAGCGGCGGGCAATCGCCGGTATTGGCAAGACTATTGCGCGCGCAGCTCGAATCGATCATACCGGTTGCGTACGGGCGGCTTGCCGCAATGGCTGGGAGATTCCGTGCGTATGTCAGGCAACAGATTGCGCATCCGGATAAGCGCCGCCAGTTCTGGGAAAATACTTTGCAAGGGCGGTTGACAGAATTGGTATTGGCTGGGAAGGATAAAACGGCAGAGGAATATTTGCTGCAATCCCTAAAACAGGAAAAAGATCATTTTCCGCAAGGCGAGGTTTATCTGGTCGGTGCAGGGCCGGGTAATCCCGATTTGCTGACGTTTCGTGCCATGCGCTTGATGCAGCAGGCCGATGTTGTGATTTACGACCGGCTGGTTTCACCGGAGATCCTCAATATGGTCCGTCGCGATGCAGCGCGTATTTATGCAGGTAAGGAGCGGAACCGGCATACGCTCCAGCAGGAATCGATTAATCAACTGCTGGTTCGCTTGGCTCAGGAAGGTAAACGGGTATTGCGTCTGAAAGGCGGCGATCCATTTATTTTCGGCCGCGGTGGGGAAGAAATCGAGACCTTGGCGTCACATCATATCCCCTTTCAAGTGGTGCCTGGAATTACCGCCGCTTCCGGCGTTGCGGCGTATGCCGGTATACCGCTGACACACCGGGATTATGCGCAATCGTGCATTTTTGTTACCGGTCATCTTAAAGACGGCACAATCGACTTGGATTGGCCGCAGCTTGCGCGGCTGAATCAAACCGTCGTGATTTATATGGGATTACTGGGGCTATCAGTTCTTTGCAAACAACTGATAACGCATGGTTTGCCTGATTCCACACCTGCCGCGATTATTCAGCAAGGCACCACGCAGAAACAAAAAATTGTTATTGGCACGCTGCGAACATTGCCGGTACAGGCCGAGGCCGAACATTTGACGCCGCCGACACTAATCATCGTCGGAGAAGTGGTAAAATTACATCAGAATCTGGCGTGGTTTGAACCGGCGCAGCAAGTTCCCGCAGCCCGGATCATTGCGACGAACTCCGAGCCGGATACCTAA
- the yhbY gene encoding ribosome assembly RNA-binding protein YhbY gives MLTITVTHRKELKARAHALNPVVMIGKSGLSANVIGEIDRALSSHELIKIKVQMDDRVARNTFFEEICALTNAAPVQHVGKILIIYRPKPEETEKKLERARAPAKKKRAPLRKKRDFQN, from the coding sequence ATGCTAACCATTACAGTTACTCATCGAAAAGAACTCAAAGCGCGCGCGCATGCATTGAATCCGGTTGTCATGATAGGGAAATCCGGATTATCCGCGAATGTTATTGGAGAAATTGATCGAGCATTATCAAGCCACGAGCTAATAAAAATCAAAGTCCAGATGGATGATCGCGTGGCTAGAAATACTTTTTTTGAAGAGATATGCGCATTGACCAACGCTGCCCCAGTTCAGCACGTGGGAAAGATTTTGATCATTTATCGTCCCAAGCCGGAAGAAACGGAAAAGAAACTCGAACGCGCACGTGCACCCGCCAAGAAAAAACGTGCGCCGTTACGTAAGAAGCGTGATTTTCAGAACTGA
- the greA gene encoding transcription elongation factor GreA — MSTIPLTVVGAEALRKELHEMKTIHRPAVIAAIAEARSHGDLSENAEYDAAKEKQSFIEGRIAELESKLSSAQIINPALINADGACVFGATVELEDLQNGETVTYQIVGDDEADIKDGKISISSPISRALIGKYAGDIAEVQAPSGIREYEILNVKYI; from the coding sequence ATGAGTACTATTCCATTAACGGTCGTAGGAGCGGAAGCGCTGCGTAAAGAATTGCATGAGATGAAAACGATACATCGCCCCGCGGTGATAGCTGCGATTGCTGAAGCGCGCTCACATGGCGATCTTTCGGAAAATGCCGAATACGATGCCGCCAAGGAAAAACAAAGCTTTATTGAAGGGCGCATTGCCGAACTGGAAAGCAAACTCTCCAGCGCTCAAATCATCAATCCGGCGCTTATCAATGCGGATGGCGCTTGTGTCTTCGGCGCCACTGTCGAATTGGAAGATTTGCAAAATGGCGAGACTGTGACTTATCAAATCGTCGGAGACGATGAAGCGGATATCAAGGACGGGAAAATTTCAATCAGTTCCCCCATTTCACGGGCCTTAATCGGAAAATACGCTGGCGATATCGCAGAAGTTCAAGCGCCAAGCGGTATCCGCGAATATGAAATCTTGAATGTCAAGTACATCTAG
- the carB gene encoding carbamoyl-phosphate synthase large subunit, which yields MPKRTDIQSILIIGAGPIVIGQACEFDYSGVQACKALREEGYRIILVNSNPATIMTDPEMADATYIEPITWPILEKIIAAERPQALLPTMGGQTALNCALDLVKHGILEKYGVELIGASREAIDMAEDREKFKQAMTRIGLNSARSAVAHSMEEALQVQAMLGYPVIIRPSFTMGGSGGGIAYNREEFLDICERGLKTSPTKELLIEESVIGWKEYEMEVVRDKNDNCIIICSIENLDPMGVHTGDSITVAPAQTLTDKEYQLMRNASIAVLREIGVETGGSNVQFAINPENGRMLVIEMNPRVSRSSALASKATGFPIAKIAAKLAVGYTLNELGNDITGGITPASFEPTIDYVVTKVPRFAFEKFPQTNDRLTTQMKSVGEVMAIGRTFQESLQKALRGLETGVDGLDEKTDNPETIRSELANPGPDRIWYIADAFRCQMSLDEIHQLTHIDPWFLAQIEDLVRQEQALTNTRLTELDRQSLRKLKRSGFSDRRLAKLLKTGQTAVRTHRHQHNLRPVYKRVDTCAAEFATSTAYMYSSYEDECESNPTNNKKIMVLGGGPNRIGQGIEFDYCCVHAALALREDGFETIMVNCNPETVSTDYDTSDRLYFEPLTLEDVLEIVAVEKPEGVIVQYGGQTPLKLARDLEANGVPIIGTSPDMIDCAEDRERFQQMLQQLGLRQPPNRTARNPEEALLAAEEIGYPLVVRPSYVLGGRAMEIVHEKADLERYMREAVKVSNDSPVLLDHFLTNATEVDVDAIYDGETVLIGGIMEHIEQAGVHSGDSACSLPTFNLAPEMLDELRRETAEMARALNVLGLMNVQFAIQDDTVYVLEVNPRASRTVPFISKATGLQLAKIAARCMTGKSLINQGVTKEIIPQYFSVKEAVFPFIKLPGVDTILGPEMKSTGEVMGMGATFAEAFVKSQLATDVRLPASGKIFISVRQSDKLHAVEIAQSLAKLGFTLYATRGTAAVFTEAGINVNIINKVAEGRPHIVDMIKNGEISLIINTVKNQRSAIRDSYSIRHAALQAKVTYYTTLAGARAACVGITDKRELQTYNLQKLHVQLKASEQV from the coding sequence ATGCCAAAACGTACCGACATTCAATCCATACTCATCATCGGTGCCGGTCCGATTGTCATTGGTCAAGCTTGCGAATTCGACTATTCCGGCGTGCAAGCCTGCAAGGCCTTGCGTGAAGAAGGCTACCGCATCATTCTGGTAAATTCGAATCCCGCGACCATCATGACCGACCCGGAAATGGCGGATGCGACTTATATCGAGCCGATTACCTGGCCGATATTGGAGAAAATCATTGCAGCCGAACGCCCGCAAGCATTGCTGCCGACCATGGGCGGGCAAACGGCATTGAATTGCGCATTGGATCTGGTCAAACATGGCATATTGGAAAAATACGGCGTCGAACTCATCGGCGCCTCGCGCGAAGCCATCGACATGGCCGAAGACCGTGAGAAATTCAAACAGGCGATGACGCGAATCGGCCTAAATTCAGCCCGTTCCGCCGTAGCGCACAGCATGGAAGAAGCGCTGCAAGTACAAGCCATGCTGGGATACCCGGTCATCATCCGTCCTTCGTTTACCATGGGCGGCAGCGGTGGCGGTATTGCCTACAACCGCGAGGAATTTCTGGATATTTGCGAGCGCGGCTTGAAAACTTCTCCGACCAAGGAATTACTGATTGAAGAATCCGTGATTGGTTGGAAAGAATATGAAATGGAAGTGGTGCGGGACAAAAATGACAATTGCATCATTATCTGTTCCATCGAAAACCTTGATCCCATGGGTGTGCATACCGGTGATTCGATCACCGTCGCGCCGGCGCAAACACTAACCGACAAAGAATATCAATTGATGCGCAACGCCTCGATCGCCGTGTTGCGCGAAATCGGCGTTGAAACCGGCGGCTCCAACGTGCAATTTGCGATTAATCCGGAAAACGGCCGCATGCTGGTCATCGAAATGAATCCGCGAGTGTCGCGCTCTTCGGCGCTAGCGTCAAAAGCAACCGGCTTCCCGATTGCCAAAATCGCCGCCAAGCTGGCCGTCGGCTACACGCTGAACGAACTGGGCAATGACATTACCGGCGGCATCACGCCTGCTTCGTTCGAACCGACGATTGATTATGTCGTCACCAAGGTGCCGCGTTTTGCATTTGAAAAATTCCCGCAAACCAACGATCGCCTGACGACTCAGATGAAATCGGTCGGCGAAGTCATGGCAATTGGCCGGACTTTTCAGGAATCACTGCAGAAAGCCTTGCGGGGATTGGAAACCGGCGTCGATGGGCTGGACGAAAAAACCGATAATCCGGAAACGATACGTTCCGAACTGGCGAACCCCGGCCCCGACCGCATTTGGTATATCGCCGATGCGTTCCGTTGCCAGATGTCACTGGATGAAATCCATCAGTTGACGCATATCGATCCCTGGTTCTTGGCGCAGATCGAAGACTTGGTCCGGCAAGAGCAAGCATTAACCAATACCCGGCTGACGGAATTGGACCGGCAAAGCTTGCGCAAACTCAAACGCAGCGGTTTTTCCGACCGGCGCCTGGCAAAATTGCTGAAGACTGGCCAAACGGCTGTCCGTACACACCGCCATCAACACAATCTGCGCCCGGTTTATAAGCGCGTCGACACCTGCGCCGCTGAGTTTGCGACCAGCACCGCCTATATGTATTCCAGTTACGAAGACGAATGCGAATCCAATCCGACTAACAATAAGAAAATCATGGTATTGGGCGGCGGCCCTAATCGCATCGGTCAAGGCATCGAATTCGATTACTGTTGCGTGCATGCCGCTTTGGCGTTACGCGAAGACGGTTTTGAAACCATCATGGTTAACTGTAATCCGGAAACAGTATCAACCGATTACGACACCTCGGATCGCTTGTACTTTGAGCCGTTGACGCTTGAGGATGTACTTGAAATCGTCGCCGTTGAAAAACCTGAGGGGGTTATCGTGCAGTATGGCGGTCAAACGCCGCTGAAACTGGCGCGGGATCTGGAAGCCAATGGTGTTCCGATCATCGGTACCAGCCCGGACATGATTGATTGCGCCGAAGACCGCGAACGTTTCCAGCAGATGCTGCAACAGCTAGGGTTACGGCAACCGCCGAACCGCACTGCGCGTAATCCGGAAGAGGCACTGCTTGCCGCTGAGGAAATTGGCTATCCGCTGGTGGTTCGGCCCAGTTATGTTTTGGGCGGAAGAGCCATGGAAATCGTCCATGAAAAAGCGGATTTGGAACGATACATGCGCGAAGCGGTGAAAGTCTCCAACGATTCGCCGGTATTGCTGGATCATTTCTTGACCAATGCCACGGAAGTGGATGTCGACGCAATTTACGACGGTGAAACCGTGCTTATCGGTGGAATCATGGAACATATCGAACAAGCCGGTGTGCATTCCGGTGATTCCGCATGTTCATTGCCAACCTTCAATCTAGCTCCGGAAATGCTCGACGAACTGCGCCGCGAAACGGCTGAAATGGCACGAGCTTTGAATGTGCTGGGGTTGATGAATGTGCAATTTGCCATTCAAGACGACACGGTTTATGTCCTCGAGGTTAACCCGCGAGCATCGCGCACGGTCCCTTTCATCTCCAAGGCTACCGGTTTGCAGCTCGCCAAAATCGCAGCGCGTTGCATGACCGGCAAGTCTTTAATCAACCAAGGCGTCACCAAGGAAATCATTCCGCAATATTTTTCGGTTAAAGAAGCTGTTTTTCCTTTTATCAAACTTCCCGGCGTCGATACGATCCTCGGCCCGGAAATGAAGTCAACCGGAGAAGTGATGGGCATGGGCGCGACTTTTGCGGAAGCATTCGTCAAATCCCAGCTTGCTACCGATGTGCGGCTGCCGGCTTCCGGAAAGATCTTTATCAGCGTACGGCAATCCGATAAACTGCACGCCGTTGAAATCGCACAAAGCCTTGCGAAACTTGGTTTCACCCTTTATGCTACACGTGGTACCGCTGCAGTATTCACAGAAGCCGGGATTAACGTCAATATCATCAATAAAGTTGCGGAAGGCCGTCCTCACATTGTCGATATGATTAAAAATGGCGAAATCAGCCTGATTATCAACACTGTAAAAAATCAACGCAGCGCCATACGGGATTCCTATTCAATCCGCCATGCTGCGCTTCAAGCGAAAGTAACTTACTATACAACGCTGGCAGGCGCGCGCGCCGCTTGTGTGGGTATTACCGACAAACGTGAATTGCAGACATATAATCTGCAAAAACTGCATGTGCAGCTTAAAGCGTCAGAACAAGTGTGA